One genomic region from Thermomicrobium sp. 4228-Ro encodes:
- a CDS encoding S1C family serine protease: MASLPTLVLALVFLSAACRGMPFRNQPTPTPTVPQASDQPLAWPEVEERLRPATVLVQYLMGDGEPFATTGVAYAPGLILTSAPPIDERPPSGVQVRLPEGSDPQPAELLGASLCDGVAVVRVTPPERLALAPLAVDKVPDIGEDVIVYGFSAAAPEKPPVSLPAAATGAVPDRSRERDVVSVNVAVGDLAPGALMADRFGAVIGILLPTGSFLPAGAALEIAQSLAEGRGLLWLGLGLSEHRNPARFGTPSGLVVIEATSSGPAATAGIRPGMLLTRLDEQEVSRFAQVCALLRQHRQGDDLTAELRDPRPEGTVVLRTQVRVGEPSQSQPTVLRVEPRPARPVPTPQHERWTFDDAASADWPTGADERASRAISEGSYQYTLNRPQGWEIVWPSSVPPGTDQRIRALVRLPEESEAGLVVRFSQEDDGTASFYLCSVVRTGGQLLARCALALAGEGIDLVPATPLSAGVSASDPLELDLTVQDTHLTFRVAGQTVADLEDPLIGEGRVGLLAHRLDTTPVTIRFDEVEVEIVPASGETGAQATG; this comes from the coding sequence GTGGCGTCGCTCCCTACGCTCGTGCTCGCGCTCGTCTTCCTGTCTGCAGCATGCCGGGGCATGCCCTTCCGCAACCAGCCGACTCCGACGCCGACTGTGCCGCAGGCGAGCGATCAGCCGCTCGCCTGGCCCGAGGTGGAGGAGCGCTTGCGGCCAGCGACCGTCCTCGTCCAGTACCTGATGGGGGACGGCGAGCCGTTCGCGACGACCGGCGTCGCCTACGCTCCGGGCCTCATCCTGACCAGCGCCCCGCCGATCGACGAGCGCCCCCCGAGCGGCGTGCAGGTTCGCCTGCCCGAGGGCAGCGATCCGCAACCAGCGGAACTCCTCGGTGCCAGTCTCTGCGACGGTGTCGCCGTCGTCCGCGTCACACCCCCCGAGCGACTCGCGTTGGCCCCGCTGGCGGTCGACAAGGTTCCCGATATCGGCGAGGATGTCATCGTCTATGGCTTTTCGGCAGCCGCACCGGAGAAACCACCCGTCAGCCTACCGGCGGCTGCGACCGGAGCCGTACCGGACCGCAGCCGCGAGCGGGACGTCGTGAGCGTCAACGTCGCGGTCGGCGACCTCGCCCCGGGTGCCCTCATGGCCGATCGTTTCGGGGCGGTCATCGGGATCTTGCTCCCCACTGGCAGCTTTCTCCCAGCGGGGGCGGCTTTGGAGATCGCCCAGTCGCTCGCTGAAGGACGTGGGCTCCTCTGGCTCGGCCTCGGATTGAGCGAGCACCGGAATCCCGCCCGCTTCGGCACTCCCTCCGGCCTAGTCGTCATCGAAGCAACCTCGAGTGGGCCAGCAGCGACCGCCGGGATTCGCCCAGGGATGCTGCTCACCCGGCTGGACGAGCAGGAGGTCTCCCGTTTCGCGCAAGTCTGTGCGCTTCTCCGGCAACACCGGCAAGGAGACGATCTCACGGCCGAACTCCGCGATCCTCGGCCGGAGGGGACCGTCGTCCTGCGCACGCAGGTGCGGGTCGGCGAGCCGAGTCAGAGTCAGCCCACGGTTCTCCGCGTCGAGCCGCGTCCTGCCCGCCCCGTCCCCACACCGCAGCACGAGCGGTGGACATTCGACGACGCAGCGAGCGCCGACTGGCCGACCGGCGCTGACGAACGGGCCAGCCGGGCGATTTCCGAAGGCTCCTACCAGTACACGTTGAACCGACCCCAGGGCTGGGAGATCGTCTGGCCGTCTTCCGTTCCCCCTGGGACGGACCAGCGGATCCGCGCCCTGGTGCGCCTGCCGGAGGAGTCGGAAGCCGGACTGGTCGTCCGCTTCAGCCAGGAGGACGACGGGACGGCGAGCTTCTATCTCTGCTCGGTCGTCCGCACCGGAGGGCAACTGCTCGCGCGCTGCGCACTCGCACTGGCTGGCGAAGGCATCGACCTCGTGCCTGCAACACCGCTCTCGGCCGGTGTCTCGGCCTCCGATCCGCTCGAACTCGACCTGACCGTTCAGGACACGCATCTCACCTTCCGCGTTGCCGGGCAGACGGTTGCCGACCTGGAAGACCCGCTCATCGGCGAGGGAAGGGTCGGGCTGCTGGCGCACCGGCTCGACACGACACCCGTGACGATCCGCTTCGACGAGGTGGAGGTCGAGATCGTACCGGCCAGCGGGGAGACCGGTGCGCAGGCAACCGGTTGA